CGTTGCCAGTGAGAGGGTTGTTATTGACATCTATTAAAGGGGCGTCACTACGAGCATGGATTTCATCATCGAAGAGATTGTCTTCATTGTTGATTTGTAGCTCACCATGTTGTATAAAGTACATAAGGGAAATATAGTCACCTATGTCTATTCCCATTACATTCCACACTACATCCAACCAACGTATCTCTTCATTTGTAAGCTGATTCGCTGTTGGCTCCTCTCCTCTTGGGAAAAGGTAAAACTCTGGACCTACAATTTTTCATAGAATTCAACTGTGATTAAGTTTGAACTATGACAaggaacttcaaactgtggggGGATAAGAGCATTACACCTCTGTGTGGAGCCTGCCGGAAATTATTAGAACtggactgttgcttttgtaaatGCAATGTATCAGAGAGTCTATGTACAAAGTTAAACCTGGTACTTACGATTGTCACCATTATGTTCTCCATCTCCACGATCCTCCATCTTCACTGCAAAAATGACAAGGTTTTCTTACTACTCCGCCAAGTTCATTGCACCACACATATTTAGTTCTTTATAACATGAAGTTTTAATTTCGCAACTCCATACAACAGTGCCATTGCGTTGTAGCGTGTGCAAGTTACAAACCAGAGAAGAGGAATGATATTTACCTTACTGTTTAATTTAAGCCTGAtacaaaatggtggttttcatttaaaagaaatccTTGTTTCTTAAAAACGTCTAATAATAATATCCAGCTGGCTGTACTCAGAGAgttgtaatgctgccctccacagtttgaatcacagttttcatttcatttcttaatCACAGTTTAGAAGTTGTAATTTCCAACACACCCCTTTGATGTGTTGTGATGTCATGATTGTGATGCCATGTGACAGTTGTACATATATTCAGATTATACTGTTAGCAGGTCTGGTGTTGAGGAACAGGAAATTAAGGGCCTGCCCTATACGAATACCAACTTCCATAAAACATCATAGAACATAGAAGAAAAGAAGATATTTTTTCATTGCACTgatattttctgtatttatttattcaacaaaTCCATTGTCTAaaggcaaaaacacaaagatatgGACTAAAGATGGGTAATCCATACCTTTGCATTGAATAACTAATTGGCTACTGTAGTTACGTCAAAGATGTACATCCACCAAAAGTAACTCACCATCACCACATTcatggcttctccctttagggcttgccacagcagatcatctgcttcCATGaggaaaatgataaataatccccaacaaaaaacactgtaacCTTTACTTTTGCAAAGCTCTGCtgtaaatacatgaaataaGTGAAACTTCTGTGACCCTTTTTGAAATATGTAGTATATTTTCTGTCAAAGAAAGAGGGTTCAccaacaaataatacaaacaaaccacaCTCAATATATGTGCTTAATGAGCTGTAGAGGTGCTTTGTAAACCTTTGGTACAGTTTATTATAAGGGAATCGTCTAAtctctccctttaggggtcgccacagtggaccATCTGCCATCTGGTCCTATACCAGATGTCCAACTGTTGTGGGGAGACCAactgtcaagtcaagtcaagcaATGTCATTAGGACTGAGATCAGGACCCATATTGGTCAGATAAGAAATCCGACATGAGTGAGTCGGCAAATATGCTATCAATTAAGTACTAAGCTAAAAAAGTGAGATTTAAAACCATGAGAGAATCACGTTGTCTGATATCAGCAGGGAGGTTACGCCACAGGAAGAGGGCACAATAGAAAAAAGCCCATTGACCTGCTGACCTTTTATTAACTTTGGGAACAACAGGAGCCCAGTGTTCTGTAGGCTGAGAGATGGAATGTAATTTATGAGGTCAGATAGGAGGGGGCAAGTCCATTTACAATTTTATAAATCAACAGAAGCACCTCAAAATCTCACTTGGACAGGGAGCCAATGAAGAGAAGCTATGACCAGTGTTCAAAATTGCAACCCCATGTTTGGAAAATAAATGCATCATTGAAGATTagaaagtgtgacaaaaaaagaattccAAGGATTTATTTCAAGTTACcaagcaaacacattttctattttccaaAGACAAATATCTTGTAAGTACTTTTACCTCAGACCTATTCATCTTCTAATAACTAACTCGACAGATAACTGTCATCAAAACAAAGAATTGCTTATGCCGAGGCGAGGCACAATTGACCCAGCAGATGCAGGGTTTTATATGTAATTTCTGCCTGATTTCTCTCAGTCAGCATTATAACAAAAAACTAGTTTGATGATGTTGGAAAGCAGCATGGGaccatgggaattgttgtcttgatTATACAATTAGCAGGTCTGGTGTTGAGGGACGGGAAATAATACATCATAGAACATAGAAGAAAAGAAGATATTTCTTCATTGCACTGATATTTTCTGTATTCAACAAATCCATTGTCTAAAGGCAAAAACAAAGGTATGGACGAGTGATGGGTTATCCATACCTTTGATTGAATAACTAACTGGCTACTGTagtttttcatgaattgatcCCCGAAAATGTATATCCACCAAAAGTAACTCACCATCACCACATGTTGTGGAAAGCAGCATAGGaccatgggaattgttgtcttgtttggtttcTCTGAGGGTTTTTGCTTTACAGGGAGAGCTTTGGGGACAGGGCAACAAAGCAAACAGCAAAGACCACAgatttaaactgatttaatcCTATGGATTGGAATTATGTAtcatatataaagaaaaaaaatctacctGCTCTACGTGtgcaaaaacaccaaaatgatGAGGGAGCAGAGAAGTGATGAAGTTGGTGGCGCTAAGAGAGCACATCCCTGTTcttatgatgtcatcatcagacAAACACGCCattgtttgtcttctttaaagtggaactttgcaagtctggtcgctTTTTCGCCTTTGACTCTACTGAGCTCCCTGATCTAgtaaggctggttttccactaacagacagtggggtagtggagacagcccccaatctccccacaacaagacatttaaccatcacaatggttccaaagctgttaaatctggttaaaaatcctgcatagctCCGCTTTGAGTTTCATGTTTTACTTCCAATGTCACCACATCGTGATTGTTCACGTCAAGTACCACTGTGTAGTCTGACGTTTGTCGGTCAAGTCATGGCATGAATTTAAGGCAGTGCAATCACCTAATCTGACACAGTGACCAAAAAGATTGTGTAGTCTGAACTCGGCACTCTCATACAATGTTcaacaaatgtttcattttcaagaACATTCCTCGGAgtgacatttactgtgtgtttcccATCATCCCTCCTATTAGTCCTCAACATCACATGTTTCATGCCGACCCCACCCCCTTGGCTCAGAAATGGTGTGTTCCACAGATGTCAGCTGTCTCCATCGGGTCGTACCAAAGAGAAGCTGCCGGAGGGGTCTGGGATGAACCACCGCTCCCACAGATCCAAGTGAACAGCAGGATAGTTCCAAGGTTTGAATGGGCCATTCCAGTGCAGCAGGTGTGCCTCCTGCAGGACACTCTCGGGATAGCGGGCATCTGGACTCCAGCCTGGACAAACAAGAAGGCTCTTTGAAATTAACCCAGGAGTCCTGCCGCTATATTATAGCTTTATCTATGTCCACATGGACCAGTAATAATCATTCTCATGTCACAACTTGCCATTGGTAAATGCTAGTAAAATGATTGTAAATTAGCTGTTTCTCtattgtaaatgtgttatttattgtaaTATACTGTttgatttaacctttatttaaccatgaataaaattaattaaggtaaaaaaaagctCATTAACAAGAGTGTCCTGCCCAAGAAACGCAGCAGTACATACAGGTTTTACACAGGCCAAGACAGTGTATTCTTTAGTTTCCCATTACAATTAAATTGGGAGATGCAGaaccattttttcttttaattaagcAGCAATTAGTTCTTAAGCTTAGAGACACTGAAACTGTTTACCTGAGGACCTGAGAGCACCAGGAagtgaaaccactcactctggccttaataaatattattgtccattcattcatacgttcatgaaatgaaatggcAAAATAATATTGgttcaaatatataaatacttacatatatatgaacaataataataaaaacattccctacattttatttaattttctctttgattttattattttctttttgttacgTTGTTTGctattaaaatacatttgtacaaaaaaatacattgattTTAGGTTTTAGGACAGTTTTTATGTATAACTGGTTTATCATCATGATTGCAGTTAGTTCTTATTtgtatgtttaatatttatttattttttatcctcCCACTTCTTCaatgcatttttattatgatgtacaatttgtgtatgtttgttaaTGTCTTTGAAGGGTACTAACTTGCTATACAATAACTGAGTGATTGATTGATAACCCTGGTCTACATTTTACTAACCTGAGTTCTTTGTTCACGTTCAGCACATCAACAGTAAATGAACACATCAGCAATCAGCTGTGACATTCACTGCTgattctgactttatttcatTCAGTTCTATCTGTTCTGTCACTTGTCCAGTCTCAAACAGTACATTCAGTTCAGTACAAattgttattttcatgttttatcatgttttttgtAACTGTATATACTTTGTTTTAATGAGGGCCAAATTTGATGATGCAAAGATTTCCGGAGCTAATGGTCCCTTTAGCCCTTTGTAACAGTAAAATGTACACACAATAGCAGTGCTTTctaaaattttaatttttcttgtcacaattattatcatattgatttggaaatgtaaccaaatctaagccacgcaggattgaacaaatgaaagaattCTGCATTTccttcacatctggagtcagatatcatAATAGCATAACAAGATAACAGGAGGTGACATGTGATTGAGGCCGATTTTATGCCCCTGTCCCTCTTGGCAATAAGTAATACATAAAGGGAAATGTGCTTATTGTCAGTAAATGTTGACAACAAAGCAAATTGTTTTCAACTCATTTAGGTTGAAAGCATCATTTGGCTTAAAGCATCTGACCAATCCATCACCCCTTAAGAAAGAAGAATATCCTTCACATCTGCATGACACGTAGAGAAGTATGGATTTCTTCTTCATAGTAGTTTGCTGCCCTTTGtcgaaaaaagactgaaaactatGCATCTCTGTTTTTTGTGCTGTGATTGATTTCAATGACGCATAGGACATGATGCATGTTTATCTAATTATACATAaccatttatatttcatttcacctgttactttgtttttgttgaggcTTCTTTTGTGATTTAGAATCAAATAATTTGATTGGTTTAATGGTCTTGAAccatattaatttaaaaagaaactttaatttaatttaatttaatttaatttaatttaatttaatttaatttaatttaatttaatttaatctaatttaatttaatttaatttaatttaatttaatttaatttaacctaTTTATTCCTGAGAACCCACAGGTGTTCTGGTAACAGCCTGTAACTATTCCTAAGTCTGGACAAAATGCtgtggtgaggtgaggtgaatTTACCGAGGTGTCTGACGTGCCATAGTGGATCCAGTGTTGTATATTTGCCATGAAAAACGATCAGCATGGGTGGGGTCGCCACACCTCCTGCCATGGCACTGCTGTATATGTTCTGTctgatgagagagagggagagagggggggcccccctttattaaaaaaagtcttgtttaaCAGACATCTATGCTTTTGGAATGTCCTTTACATTTTCCTAAATagtgattcattcatttgtccatcttctaccactttatcctctacatgagggtttGAGGGTTGTGGGTGGTGAGCAACACCTAGTGACCAAACACTGCACTTAAACAATCCAAGGGTCAGGAGTTCAGTGTACTGCAGTGTAGCTTCTTTGTAAAGCAAAATAGTCATTTTTTTTGCTATTATCCCCCCTGAAAACTACAGAATAAACTGGAAGCTGGAActgcagcattacacctctcagtgtacagcctgctctTGAAATAATACCAAAAGATCATGGATGCAAGCTACTGTTAAACCctataggaaaaaaaaactcttggAATGTGCTTAAAATATgctgacaaatgaaatgattttgtGAAAAATTAAGGGAAATgaggaataaaacaaatgaaatttcCAGTCACTTAAACGACAACGTTGTAAAAGTCAAATAGAACTACAAAATAAGCTAGATGGGGGAATATTCAAATTCGTTGTTCTGTTTGTCTGTAGGAGTTCTAGGAGTAACTCCTCACACCTGATCGTACCTGAAATTctcctccatccatctctccaGCTGTTTGGTGATCTTTTGTTTCTTCCACTCGCTGATATCTGCCACAAACACTCCAGGGTTGAAGGAGCAGTCTCTGGGGTTAATGCCCAGGTCtttaacttcctgtttcctgtagTCCAGGAAGCCCATGTATGTGGTCTGGAGGGTGAGTTCAGAGGAGATGATGTATTTTAGTTCGAGTCCCTGAAAGCAGgtcttaaagctgctgtcagtgaaatccTATTATTATGACATAGCCCTTTCCCACAAACACGGCTTCGGCACAGTTCCTGAACCAAATTGTGATAACGTGTTaacttggaaaaaaaagcccaaaaccTGAAAAGTTTGTTCCCATTGGGGACCaaaaaagacttgttttttCCTTGTGAACCGATACAGGAGACAAGAGCGAAGGTGATGAAGCAGACAAAGAACATGCAGTGGTAAACATATTcaatcagaatctgatcttcttGACCAACTCTTCACATTAGATATAGCAAGAGATCAGATCAAACTTTCTTCTGATTGCAAGGAAGCATCTCTCCAGATCTACGCCATCGTTGCTGTTGTCATTTGAGTCACACTGCGAGTGACGCAGAGGACACctgtctgtgctccggtcacgcaggaagtactgaatgattctgtgaacaaatctttttaattaactgagtctaatgattcagtcacaggagtttcatgcagctgtgatATGATGACTCcgtccacgttgaggaggtactatagtaactATAGtaaccaaactgtgtagagtgGAGCCGTGCCGAGCGGATGGTGAGCCTCGCTGGAACTGTATAGCTGTAAAGCGTCATTTGAAATCCTGTCTGAGCGACAAGATCTGATCAGAAGAATCTGATCAGAATCACATTCGAAACCATCTCTGTATGTGGTCTGGATCAGCGgatctcatgtgttttttagcGGTCCAGACTGCCAAGAAAATTAAgctagatacaatctggatatgcttaaaaatccgAATttggctgcagtctaaacaagccCAAAATGGTCCCTGAATTCCAGGACAGGAACAGAAGTAAAAGCTCACATGAGCTCATTGCGATCTGCCATGTTGTCACAGGTCGTTTGACCTATTATATTCACCTGCATGCCGATGCTGCGCACCATCTCATGTGTGGAGGGCAGGTCACAGTCTGTGGCGAAAGCAGCAGCATGTCCAGGCTTCAGTTGGATGTTAAACAGATCTTGAACGTCTCCTGgaacacatgcaaatgaaaaataaataaaaaatcgtATGAATATGAGAAGTCTGGAAGGAACTAGGTCATTTTCGGGCAGCTCCAACAATGGTGATAAGATcaaattttgtttttactttattttctgaAGAGTGTCTAACTGTTTACTTCTATATTTTTAAGGTTTCTCTGGTGAAACACTTTGCACATTCCATTTTGgagtaaaaactaaataaactaatattattattggatTCCCTTCAGCCAATAATCACACATACATACCCTGCACAATGACGTCATCGTCTAGGTATATCACCTTCTCATGGTTGATGTCAAGCAACGCTAAGTAAAAGCGCACAAAGTTGAGCTGCAAAGTAAGAAAGCACATTTATTCTATTGCCGCGTAATATTGGCTCTGCTGCATGAACAACAGAaacccacacactcactggATGCAGCAGATCAGGGCGAGAAGAATCTGGCTTCACTTTTCCGCGAAGAACCATGGGGTTAAATTCCAGTATCTTATACCTGATGCCTCTCAGTTCTGTCTCCTCAATGTACTGCCTGCAGCCGAGATGAGATGAAAAAAGACATAAAGGTGACCAGGGTGAAGAATAACAGTGGGATGTCGGGTTCTGTCCACATTTGGATGAATATAGTTGCGATGAGTTTCATAGTTACGATGCTCGGGGActacttaattaattaattaattactttattaaaagacctttattaAGAGGTTATCCTCCTATAACCCCGGAGTATTTATGATCAGCATTTCGACTTGCTGGcattttctgtcctgcgtgttttggggtttgtgtgtgttttcgcttctGAATATGtagctcgtttctcctcctgcatgtgttttgggtcgttgcagtgtgtttgccccTGTCAGCCACCGTAggatatggcttataaataatatctgaatATGTTTATATCCTGATATATGGGCTTAtaaagctgcaaacaggttgtttctctgaactcatgaaatgttttcttttgagacGTCAATGTTGTCAAATTCcactataacacaaataactaTTAACTAAAGAAGTGTTATAAAgtgagtttttttaaatacatttttgtcaattccaTGTATTTCTTATCGATGTTTATGATATTTCATTCacaatatttagtgtatttcacaaataattGATGGTTATCAATGCAAGAGcctttaaaacaagaaaattcatcacagataccttatcaAAATATGACGATATCCGGAtgatatcttgtctcatgtcacagaTATTATTGCCCAGCCTTAAATTCATGTTGATAAAAGCCAGTTTGTGTATCGAAAAATGTGAAGGCCTATTTATGTGCCCCTGTGAAGAATCAGAAATGACTGACCTTACCAGTCTCACAGCATCGCGGAAAGTGACAATATAGAAGAAAACACTGGCATCCGTGTTGCTGTAGATGCTGTTGATTGTTGCCATGGTTCCACCCATACGCTCCTCTGAGGCACAGATGATGACCGGGATGACATCGCCTGCCTCTGGCTCGCTCACTGCAGGGCCTCG
This Solea solea chromosome 3, fSolSol10.1, whole genome shotgun sequence DNA region includes the following protein-coding sequences:
- the glt8d2 gene encoding glycosyltransferase 8 domain-containing protein 2; translation: MALLRKINRVLLVLLVFMLFLLVHNALFRASSQPKLSDHRKTSGSAARGPAVSEPEAGDVIPVIICASEERMGGTMATINSIYSNTDASVFFYIVTFRDAVRLVRQYIEETELRGIRYKILEFNPMVLRGKVKPDSSRPDLLHPLNFVRFYLALLDINHEKVIYLDDDVIVQGDVQDLFNIQLKPGHAAAFATDCDLPSTHEMVRSIGMQTTYMGFLDYRKQEVKDLGINPRDCSFNPGVFVADISEWKKQKITKQLERWMEENFRQNIYSSAMAGGVATPPMLIVFHGKYTTLDPLWHVRHLGWSPDARYPESVLQEAHLLHWNGPFKPWNYPAVHLDLWERWFIPDPSGSFSLVRPDGDS